The genomic window ACCCGTCAGAACAATTCCCTGTTTACCCAGTTCTGATAATTTTCCCATGACCGTTCTGACGGCCTTGATATTGTCTGAATACACGGTCACTGACTGTGATGCCGTATATCGAAATAAAAGCGTTGATTCGTTGCCATATTGCTGCGCTGATTTATCAACAATCGCAGGGGTGGAAACTGTGATTTCCTCCTGTTTGATACCGGCATTTTGCAAAAATGTTTGAATGCTTTCGGCACTTTGGTCAATGGCACTGTACAGATCTTCCAACTCATTGCCCACAGTCGTGAACTGGATCGGCCAGATCACAATGTCTGCTTCATATTCTCTTTCAGACAACCCTTTTACCGTGACCGTGCGATCCGATTGTTTAAATTGGATCAGCGCATTGCCGAGAAGAAAACCGAGCAATCCCAGACCAATGACAAGGCAAACGCCTAAAATGAATGAATCATATCTATTTTTTTCTGTCATTCGTGACACACCTCAATTTTAAGTTTTGCGTTTCAATTTAGCGCAGACAATTTTTTTTGTCGGGTAGATCCGTTTGTCAGCTGTTTTTTTTTCAAAAG from Desulfotignum phosphitoxidans DSM 13687 includes these protein-coding regions:
- a CDS encoding SIMPL domain-containing protein; translated protein: MTEKNRYDSFILGVCLVIGLGLLGFLLGNALIQFKQSDRTVTVKGLSEREYEADIVIWPIQFTTVGNELEDLYSAIDQSAESIQTFLQNAGIKQEEITVSTPAIVDKSAQQYGNESTLLFRYTASQSVTVYSDNIKAVRTVMGKLSELGKQGIVLTGENYESQTEYIFTRLNDVKPDMIEEATKKAREVAEKFALDSKSKLGKIKSASQGQFSISPRDKNNPHIKQIRVVSTISYFLSD